In a single window of the Tellurirhabdus bombi genome:
- a CDS encoding amidohydrolase family protein, whose protein sequence is MKKTIITLLSAFALLTGARAQNPAAAKPQTRTIALTGATIHVGNGQVIQNGTIVFDKGVITAIGEASTPTSGAEVINVSGKHIYPGLISPASTVGLQEIGAVRSTLDFNEVGYINPNVRALIAYNTDSEIIPTIRNNGVLLTQAMPMGGVISGSSSVMQADGWNWEDAVLHKDDGIWMNWPGYFIRDFNFEDFSASLKKNEKREEALNPLRATFADAKAYIELKNPTPKNLKFEAMRGLFDGTQNLYIRVDYSKDIIESVRFVKEMGIKKPVVVGGEDAARVVDFLKTENVPVILSALHRLPTRDDEAVDLPYRLPSILQKAGVTVALSYAEEWWRTRNLPFLAGTASGFGITDREEALKLITSNTAKIMGIDKKVGTLEKGKHATLFVSKGDALDMRTNVVEQVFIQGRNVNLDDRHKRLYHIYKDKFSQEKPLAEKK, encoded by the coding sequence ATGAAAAAAACGATCATCACCCTACTTTCTGCCTTTGCGCTCCTAACGGGTGCGAGGGCGCAAAATCCTGCCGCCGCCAAGCCTCAAACCCGCACCATCGCCCTCACCGGCGCTACCATTCACGTGGGAAACGGGCAGGTTATTCAGAACGGAACCATTGTTTTCGATAAAGGCGTCATTACGGCAATCGGCGAAGCCAGCACCCCAACCAGCGGGGCGGAAGTTATTAATGTAAGCGGAAAGCACATCTACCCCGGCCTGATTTCGCCCGCCTCGACGGTGGGTTTGCAGGAAATCGGGGCGGTTCGGTCCACGCTTGACTTTAACGAAGTGGGCTATATTAACCCAAACGTTCGGGCGTTGATTGCCTACAATACGGATTCGGAAATCATCCCAACCATTCGCAACAACGGGGTTTTGCTGACGCAGGCGATGCCGATGGGCGGTGTTATTTCGGGAAGTTCGTCGGTGATGCAAGCCGACGGCTGGAACTGGGAAGACGCCGTTTTGCACAAAGATGACGGCATCTGGATGAATTGGCCGGGTTATTTTATCCGGGATTTCAACTTTGAAGATTTTTCAGCCAGCCTGAAGAAAAACGAAAAACGAGAAGAGGCGCTGAACCCATTGCGCGCCACTTTTGCCGATGCGAAAGCGTACATTGAGCTTAAAAACCCAACGCCAAAAAACCTGAAGTTTGAGGCCATGCGCGGTCTGTTCGACGGCACGCAGAATCTGTATATTCGGGTTGACTACAGCAAGGACATCATTGAGTCGGTTCGCTTTGTCAAGGAGATGGGCATTAAAAAACCGGTTGTTGTTGGCGGCGAAGACGCGGCCCGCGTGGTCGATTTCCTGAAAACGGAGAACGTGCCGGTCATTTTGAGCGCCTTACACCGTCTGCCTACCCGCGACGATGAAGCCGTTGATTTGCCGTACCGCCTGCCAAGTATTCTGCAAAAAGCGGGTGTCACCGTTGCCCTTAGCTACGCTGAAGAGTGGTGGCGCACCCGTAACCTGCCTTTCCTGGCGGGAACGGCCTCGGGATTTGGCATTACCGACCGGGAAGAAGCGTTAAAGCTGATTACGTCTAATACCGCTAAAATTATGGGTATTGATAAGAAGGTTGGGACGCTGGAAAAAGGAAAACATGCCACGCTGTTTGTCTCTAAAGGCGATGCGCTCGACATGCGGACCAACGTTGTGGAGCAGGTATTTATCCAGGGTCGGAATGTCAATCTGGATGACCGCCACAAGCGCTTATACCATATCTACAAAGATAAATTTAGCCAGGAAAAGCCGCTGGCCGAGAAAAAGTAA
- the corA gene encoding magnesium/cobalt transporter CorA, producing MIRIFQQDETAVRKVKDIESFSNTERTLWVDLQNPSKTEIKSVEEKFDVDFLSQQEQLEIESSSRYIEEDEHLIANSNFLIPDKEQRYINVPVSFMLKDDVLFTYRHADLKSFADTVKKIKSRRAVFDDGAQIMINIFESRVDYDADLIEAVSQEVKAINRQLDLDAKLDKKMLLRINDYQELTMLIRENVVDKQRVISAMIRSDGWFNDLEQRRLRTLIKDINSLIEHTNFIFERLEFLQDTFLGLVNLEQNQIIKIFTVLSLVFLPPTLIASIYGMNFANMPEVNWQYGYLFAIGLMALSSLVTIWIFKKKNWL from the coding sequence ATGATCCGCATCTTCCAGCAAGACGAAACCGCCGTTCGAAAAGTCAAAGACATTGAATCGTTTTCCAATACCGAACGCACCCTCTGGGTCGATTTGCAGAACCCTTCCAAAACAGAGATCAAAAGCGTTGAAGAAAAGTTTGACGTTGATTTTTTGTCGCAGCAGGAACAGTTGGAAATCGAAAGCAGTTCGCGGTATATCGAGGAAGATGAACACCTGATTGCCAACTCCAACTTTCTAATTCCCGATAAGGAGCAGCGTTACATTAACGTGCCGGTCAGCTTCATGCTCAAGGACGATGTGCTGTTTACCTACCGCCACGCCGACCTGAAATCGTTTGCCGATACGGTCAAGAAAATCAAATCCCGCCGGGCGGTTTTCGACGACGGGGCGCAGATTATGATCAACATTTTCGAATCTCGCGTTGATTATGATGCCGACTTAATCGAAGCTGTTTCGCAGGAGGTCAAGGCCATTAACCGCCAGTTGGATCTGGATGCCAAGCTGGATAAGAAGATGCTGCTGCGTATCAATGACTACCAGGAATTGACAATGCTGATTCGGGAGAATGTAGTTGATAAACAGCGCGTTATTTCCGCCATGATCCGCTCCGACGGCTGGTTCAATGACCTGGAACAGCGCCGGCTTCGCACGCTGATTAAAGACATTAATTCCCTGATCGAACACACGAATTTCATTTTCGAACGATTGGAATTTTTGCAGGATACGTTTCTTGGTTTGGTCAATCTTGAGCAAAACCAGATCATTAAGATATTCACCGTTCTATCGCTGGTGTTCCTGCCGCCCACGCTTATTGCCAGCATCTACGGAATGAATTTTGCCAATATGCCCGAAGTGAACTGGCAGTATGGCTACCTGTTCGCTATTGGACTGATGGCTTTATCTTCGCTCGTTACGATCTGGATATTTAAAAAGAAAAACTGGCTATAA
- a CDS encoding endonuclease/exonuclease/phosphatase family protein: MRFLLTVFLVCNLLIGFAQQTPKPFLTLNVMSFNIRFNTTEDGLNAWPNRKEIAAKTVADYGVDIAGVQEALAGQIADLQDQLPNYSWIGVGREDGKAKGEFAPIFFKKSKFEIEKQGTFWLSETPEEVGSKGWDAAIMRVATYGIFRDKQSGTKLFVINTHFDHVGEQARQNSAKLLIRKINELSEGLPVILTGDFNTPETSPAVQTLTTDAAFKLTNSEKLSEEAHTGGTTTFNGFKTDQRGAAIDFIFVGPGIDVKRHDYLPIMKENIFVSDHWPVLSRLSIPVKL, encoded by the coding sequence ATGAGATTTTTGCTGACTGTTTTTCTAGTTTGTAATTTGTTAATAGGTTTTGCCCAGCAAACGCCTAAGCCGTTCCTGACCTTGAACGTGATGTCGTTCAATATTCGCTTCAACACGACCGAAGATGGTCTGAATGCCTGGCCCAACCGCAAGGAAATAGCCGCGAAAACCGTGGCCGATTATGGCGTAGACATCGCGGGCGTTCAGGAAGCGTTAGCCGGGCAAATCGCCGATCTACAAGACCAATTGCCAAATTATAGTTGGATTGGCGTCGGGCGTGAGGATGGAAAAGCCAAAGGTGAGTTTGCGCCGATTTTTTTCAAGAAGAGCAAATTTGAGATCGAGAAGCAAGGCACATTCTGGCTGTCGGAAACCCCGGAAGAAGTCGGTAGCAAAGGCTGGGACGCGGCCATTATGCGGGTCGCCACGTACGGCATTTTTCGGGATAAGCAGTCGGGAACGAAGCTGTTTGTGATAAACACCCATTTCGATCACGTGGGCGAGCAGGCCCGGCAGAACAGCGCCAAATTACTGATTAGAAAGATCAACGAATTGAGCGAAGGACTGCCTGTAATCCTAACGGGCGATTTCAACACACCGGAAACTTCGCCAGCCGTTCAGACCTTGACGACAGACGCGGCCTTCAAGTTGACTAATTCCGAAAAACTCTCCGAAGAAGCCCACACGGGCGGCACGACCACGTTCAATGGCTTCAAAACCGACCAGCGCGGGGCAGCCATCGACTTTATTTTTGTAGGCCCCGGCATCGACGTAAAGCGGCACGATTACCTGCCCATCATGAAAGAAAACATCTTCGTGTCGGATCACTGGCCCGTGCTGAGCCGCCTGTCGATTCCGGTGAAGTTATAG
- a CDS encoding S41 family peptidase: protein MNLRLALIFVFFTGISQAQTSSYLADLKALKTVLQKTPSYKDQIKGDKLMAYDNLYEQLRADSLNPPTSYHYFYNLSQLLFPLRDNHLAIYQVPDYKIFKTKEGIEKFVASQEFAEYPVWHTNLDSLKAVLAQKPAESVEGIYYYDKFYTVGLFKHTDKEYIGVVLESAINLWQKGQIAIHLYEQGPNLFKAIYGHPLTKKFFLYSTEKYKNYTLVNALFYGSYNSTAYSKHLGQVDFVNLPPATPKFQSKWLNKDIFYIRVGSFQLNQSTRQKSKAFYDTIQNKLTTPNLILDIRNNEGGAESATRSYRKLLKKYARKGNIYVLINNGTLSQAEIFLLKLKKWKSSTVVGQTTKGMLTYGSNYGKREKLPSGNLEVYPTDMQGTKKLLQYEDYGIEPDITLTNTTDWIDQVVEIIQKKSGTPVLTHITN, encoded by the coding sequence ATGAATTTACGACTAGCGTTGATTTTCGTCTTTTTTACGGGTATTTCGCAGGCACAAACCAGTTCTTATCTGGCAGACCTGAAGGCGCTGAAAACTGTTTTACAGAAAACACCGTCCTACAAAGATCAAATAAAAGGCGATAAACTAATGGCCTACGATAATTTATACGAGCAATTGCGCGCCGATTCGTTGAATCCCCCAACTAGTTACCACTATTTTTACAATCTATCGCAGCTTCTTTTTCCACTGCGCGACAATCACCTGGCAATTTATCAAGTCCCTGATTACAAAATCTTTAAAACAAAGGAGGGCATCGAAAAATTTGTAGCAAGCCAGGAGTTCGCTGAATACCCAGTCTGGCATACCAACCTCGATTCATTAAAAGCCGTTTTAGCCCAAAAACCAGCCGAGTCCGTCGAAGGAATCTATTATTACGACAAATTTTATACGGTTGGTCTATTCAAACATACAGACAAGGAATACATCGGTGTTGTGTTGGAGTCGGCTATCAATCTGTGGCAAAAAGGCCAGATAGCTATTCACCTATACGAACAAGGCCCCAATTTATTCAAAGCTATTTATGGCCATCCATTAACCAAGAAGTTTTTTCTTTATTCCACCGAAAAGTACAAAAACTATACATTAGTAAATGCGCTTTTTTACGGTTCTTACAACTCGACGGCTTACTCCAAACATCTTGGTCAGGTTGATTTTGTAAACCTTCCTCCGGCTACTCCCAAGTTTCAATCGAAATGGCTCAATAAAGACATTTTCTATATCAGAGTTGGGTCTTTTCAGCTTAACCAATCAACCAGACAAAAATCAAAGGCATTTTATGACACGATTCAAAACAAACTCACCACTCCAAACCTAATTTTAGATATAAGGAACAACGAGGGCGGAGCCGAAAGTGCGACTCGAAGTTATCGGAAACTGCTGAAAAAATATGCCAGAAAAGGCAACATCTACGTGTTGATCAATAACGGTACGCTGAGTCAGGCTGAAATTTTCCTGCTAAAACTAAAAAAGTGGAAATCGTCAACGGTTGTCGGTCAAACCACGAAAGGAATGCTGACCTACGGGAGCAACTACGGGAAACGGGAAAAGCTACCAAGCGGAAATTTGGAAGTTTACCCGACCGATATGCAAGGCACTAAAAAACTTCTACAATACGAAGATTATGGAATCGAGCCTGATATTACTCTCACAAATACGACTGACTGGATCGATCAGGTTGTGGAAATAATACAAAAAAAGTCAGGAACACCTGTCCTGACCCATATTACTAATTAA
- a CDS encoding thioredoxin family protein: MKKVLLTLSVLLLGLARVQAQEAAKAPAPRIYDPKADAQKDIKAAVDKASKEGKHVLLQIGGNWCIWCLRFNNLTTTDSTLHTLLDKNYVVYHLNYSPENKNEAALAQLGYPQRFGFPVFVVLDGKGNRLHTQNSAYLEEGKGHSPKVVGEFLNNWSPRAIDPKSYTK, translated from the coding sequence ATGAAAAAAGTACTGCTTACTTTATCCGTTCTCTTGCTTGGCTTGGCCCGTGTGCAAGCGCAGGAGGCGGCCAAAGCTCCAGCTCCCCGCATCTACGATCCGAAAGCGGATGCTCAGAAAGACATCAAAGCGGCGGTTGATAAGGCCAGCAAAGAAGGCAAACACGTGCTGCTGCAAATCGGCGGGAACTGGTGCATCTGGTGCCTGCGCTTCAACAACCTGACCACTACGGATTCGACTCTGCATACGTTGCTGGACAAAAATTACGTGGTGTATCACCTCAATTACAGTCCGGAGAACAAAAATGAGGCAGCATTGGCGCAATTGGGCTACCCGCAGCGTTTTGGCTTCCCGGTATTTGTGGTACTAGACGGCAAAGGCAACCGCCTGCATACGCAGAATTCGGCTTATCTGGAAGAAGGGAAGGGTCACAGTCCCAAAGTGGTCGGGGAGTTTCTGAACAACTGGTCGCCCAGGGCTATTGATCCCAAGTCGTATACAAAGTAA
- a CDS encoding M14 family metallopeptidase, producing the protein MSKFLLLLACLMPALLFGQKPGQLVSRYERTNFQETATYAEIIDWYKALDQQYEQAKLIEVGPTDAGKPLHLFLVSADKNFSATSNKVTVLINNGIHPGEPEGIDATMLWARDMLKANTLPKNVLLLIVPVYNVGGCLNRGISRINQNGPIEYGFRGNSRNYDLNRDFIKTDSEEAKSWQRMFQTYKPHILVDNHTSNGADYQHILTYFATQKDKLHPAVSGYMTQKLQPELDQALTKRGFEPVPYVNNFSNTPESGIEGFNDAARYSSGYAALFNCIGFVVELHMLKDYPSRVRGTRAFMEEAVRIVQRDASQLIANKQKADKALQEQTTFAIAWKIDKAKGESIRFNGFEAKYKPSDVSGLRRLWYDRSAPFTKQIPYWNHFVPAVQIEKPKAYLIPQGWMEVISRLERNGVKLQRLPKDSLVTVETYYITDYKNAPRPFEGHYVHTGVEVRKEEQKIQFYKNDVLISTNQVANRYLIETLEPQGTDSFFAWNFFEVILGQKEHFSSYVFEDVAAEYLKSHPEVRKKLDERKAADKAFAESAAAQLDFIYRNSPYYEKTHNRYPVYRIQ; encoded by the coding sequence ATGTCTAAATTTCTCCTACTGCTTGCCTGTTTAATGCCAGCCTTGCTTTTTGGGCAAAAGCCGGGCCAGCTGGTTTCCCGCTACGAACGAACCAACTTTCAGGAAACAGCCACCTACGCCGAAATCATTGATTGGTACAAGGCGCTGGACCAGCAATACGAGCAGGCTAAACTCATCGAAGTTGGCCCTACCGATGCGGGTAAGCCCCTGCACCTTTTTCTCGTTTCGGCCGACAAAAATTTCTCGGCGACCTCTAACAAAGTAACGGTTCTGATCAACAACGGCATTCACCCCGGTGAGCCGGAAGGAATCGACGCGACCATGCTTTGGGCGCGGGACATGCTGAAAGCCAACACGCTTCCCAAAAATGTGCTGTTGCTGATCGTTCCGGTTTACAACGTTGGCGGCTGCCTGAATCGCGGAATTTCGCGAATCAATCAAAATGGACCCATTGAATACGGTTTTCGGGGGAATAGCCGAAATTACGATTTGAACCGCGATTTTATCAAAACCGACAGCGAGGAGGCAAAATCCTGGCAGCGGATGTTTCAGACCTATAAACCGCATATTCTGGTCGATAATCACACCAGCAACGGAGCCGATTACCAGCATATATTAACCTACTTCGCTACGCAGAAAGACAAGTTGCACCCGGCGGTTTCGGGCTACATGACCCAGAAACTGCAACCCGAACTGGACCAAGCGCTGACCAAACGTGGTTTTGAGCCCGTGCCTTACGTCAATAACTTTTCGAATACGCCGGAAAGCGGCATTGAAGGATTCAACGATGCGGCACGCTACAGTTCGGGATACGCGGCGCTGTTTAATTGCATTGGCTTTGTGGTGGAATTGCACATGCTGAAAGACTATCCGTCGCGGGTGCGGGGAACGCGGGCGTTTATGGAAGAGGCGGTGCGGATCGTACAGCGGGACGCGTCGCAACTCATCGCAAACAAACAGAAAGCGGATAAAGCCCTTCAGGAGCAAACCACGTTTGCTATCGCCTGGAAAATTGACAAAGCCAAAGGGGAGTCTATCCGGTTTAATGGCTTCGAGGCGAAGTATAAGCCCAGCGACGTTTCGGGTTTGCGGCGCTTGTGGTACGACCGTTCGGCTCCGTTTACGAAGCAAATTCCCTATTGGAATCATTTTGTTCCGGCGGTGCAGATCGAAAAGCCCAAAGCCTACCTGATTCCGCAAGGCTGGATGGAGGTGATTAGTCGGCTGGAGCGAAATGGGGTCAAACTACAACGCCTACCGAAAGACTCGCTGGTCACGGTGGAAACGTACTACATCACCGACTATAAAAATGCGCCGCGTCCGTTTGAAGGACATTATGTCCACACAGGCGTTGAGGTTCGGAAGGAAGAGCAGAAAATTCAATTTTACAAGAATGACGTATTAATCAGTACCAATCAGGTGGCCAATCGGTATTTGATTGAAACGCTGGAACCGCAGGGAACCGACTCGTTTTTTGCCTGGAATTTCTTTGAGGTAATTTTAGGTCAGAAAGAGCATTTTTCCAGCTACGTTTTTGAAGATGTAGCCGCCGAATACCTGAAATCGCATCCCGAAGTGCGCAAAAAACTGGACGAGCGCAAAGCGGCCGATAAAGCATTTGCCGAAAGCGCCGCCGCGCAACTTGACTTTATTTACCGAAATTCGCCTTATTACGAAAAAACGCATAACCGGTACCCCGTGTATCGAATTCAGTAA
- a CDS encoding FUSC family protein, protein MTASDAAMTKQVHQIKHFLLSQYFSDGLRVTFALLVPSLIFYNLGQFQTGVTLSMGAVFASIADAPGPVHHRRNGMLASCGFAFAVSLVTGFARLNGYVLGAEVLLLTFFFSMFNVYGNRAAAVGLAALLSLVLFMDRPGELTQVPLQSGLVLLGGLWYTCLSLLLYRLQPYRSARQALGESIREIAQFLAIKARFYDQKTTLTDDYRLLVAQQVKVSEKQDAVRELLFKGRQLVKESSPTGRALVLTFVDSVDLYEQITATYYDYNLLRERFGETGLLSDVSALISQMASEFDRVGYAIQSNLPYRRKVDFIPQLEQLKARIDAIGEEDKTASNLVLRKILVNLRVLNRKYTDMLVYFDAQQSRQQVSLTHLEMNRFVSHQAIDPKSILDNITKQSVVFHHAVRVALACLVGFIVVRLLNHGPHSYWVLLTIIVILKPGFSLTKERNVQRIIGTLAGGLIGVTVLLLVEDQSIRFAFLVVFMIVSYSFQRTNYIVMVLFMTPFILILFSMMGVGFWGVAEERVLDTLLGSVIAFLASYLLFPDWEAEQLTQLMQEVLDANINYLHKLAEQLSGKSVKLVDYKLVRKQVYVSSANLSAAFQRMISEPKNKQRNRKEIHQFVVLNHLLTSNIATLTSGLASKELPTAQEDILRPVRRSLGVLQESLKKFDPTRTPFPAEPLIAESSSPEKSSLNTDEHFLKEQLEFIQRVSTDIAKVTTAVLK, encoded by the coding sequence ATGACTGCCTCTGACGCAGCAATGACCAAACAAGTTCATCAGATTAAGCATTTTCTGTTAAGCCAGTATTTTTCGGATGGCTTACGGGTGACGTTTGCGCTGCTTGTCCCTTCCCTTATTTTTTACAATTTAGGCCAGTTTCAGACGGGCGTTACCCTATCGATGGGGGCCGTATTTGCGAGTATAGCGGATGCGCCGGGGCCGGTTCACCACCGGCGTAATGGAATGCTGGCCAGTTGTGGCTTTGCCTTTGCCGTGTCGCTCGTGACGGGTTTTGCCCGCCTCAACGGCTATGTTCTGGGTGCTGAAGTGCTGCTTCTGACCTTTTTCTTTTCCATGTTCAATGTCTATGGCAACCGGGCTGCCGCCGTTGGGTTGGCTGCGCTCTTGTCGCTGGTGTTGTTCATGGACCGCCCCGGTGAGCTGACGCAGGTGCCGTTACAAAGTGGTCTGGTACTGCTTGGTGGACTTTGGTATACGTGCCTGAGTTTGTTGCTATACCGGCTTCAGCCTTACCGTTCGGCCCGGCAGGCGCTAGGTGAAAGCATTCGCGAGATTGCCCAGTTTCTGGCCATAAAAGCCCGGTTTTACGATCAAAAAACGACATTGACGGACGACTATCGCCTGTTGGTAGCCCAGCAGGTAAAGGTCAGCGAGAAGCAGGATGCCGTGCGGGAACTCTTGTTTAAAGGGAGGCAGCTGGTCAAAGAATCGTCGCCAACGGGGCGGGCACTCGTGCTGACGTTTGTGGATTCGGTGGATTTATACGAACAGATTACGGCAACCTACTACGACTACAACCTGCTTCGGGAGCGCTTCGGGGAAACAGGTTTGTTGAGCGACGTATCGGCTTTAATTAGCCAGATGGCTAGTGAGTTCGATCGGGTGGGGTATGCCATTCAATCCAATTTGCCGTACCGCCGGAAAGTCGATTTTATACCGCAGCTTGAACAGTTAAAAGCCCGCATCGACGCCATTGGCGAGGAAGATAAAACAGCGAGCAATCTGGTACTCCGAAAAATTCTGGTGAACCTGCGGGTGCTTAATCGGAAATACACGGACATGCTGGTCTATTTTGATGCCCAGCAGTCCCGACAACAGGTGTCACTTACGCATCTGGAAATGAATCGCTTTGTCTCCCACCAGGCGATTGACCCGAAATCCATTCTGGACAACATTACGAAGCAGTCGGTGGTATTTCACCACGCGGTTCGGGTGGCCTTGGCTTGTCTGGTTGGGTTTATTGTTGTTCGGTTATTAAATCACGGTCCCCATAGTTACTGGGTGCTGCTGACCATTATTGTAATCTTGAAACCAGGCTTTAGCTTAACCAAAGAACGAAACGTGCAACGCATCATCGGGACACTGGCGGGTGGGTTGATCGGGGTCACTGTGCTTTTGCTGGTCGAGGACCAATCAATTCGGTTTGCGTTTCTGGTGGTATTCATGATTGTTTCGTATAGCTTCCAGCGGACGAATTACATCGTTATGGTGCTTTTTATGACGCCTTTTATTCTCATTCTCTTCAGTATGATGGGAGTTGGGTTCTGGGGCGTTGCCGAGGAGCGCGTGCTGGATACGTTGCTGGGATCGGTTATTGCTTTTCTGGCGAGCTATCTCCTATTCCCCGACTGGGAGGCGGAGCAACTGACCCAGCTTATGCAGGAAGTCCTCGACGCCAACATTAATTACCTGCACAAACTGGCCGAACAGTTGTCTGGTAAATCCGTTAAGCTGGTGGATTATAAACTGGTTCGTAAACAGGTTTATGTTAGTTCGGCCAACTTGTCGGCGGCGTTTCAGCGCATGATTTCGGAGCCTAAGAACAAACAGCGGAACCGAAAGGAAATCCACCAGTTTGTGGTGCTAAATCACCTGCTCACGTCAAACATTGCCACCCTGACTTCGGGACTGGCCAGCAAAGAGTTGCCCACTGCCCAGGAGGATATTTTACGTCCGGTTCGGCGTTCGCTCGGTGTGCTTCAGGAAAGCCTGAAAAAGTTCGACCCAACCCGGACGCCGTTCCCGGCTGAGCCATTGATTGCGGAAAGTTCTTCCCCTGAAAAAAGCAGCCTGAACACTGACGAACACTTTTTGAAAGAGCAGTTGGAGTTTATCCAGCGGGTCAGTACAGACATCGCGAAAGTAACAACGGCGGTATTAAAATAG
- a CDS encoding DUF1905 domain-containing protein, protein MESVEAIFFESVLDRFTARGGLHYIDVPSEASQPFISQNVSRILCSIDDKVEFHCALMPKGDGTFIISVGTPIRAQAKLKLGQKVKVVIRKDESEYGRKMPDELKELLLIDEEGNRRFHALTPGRQRAILYYVDGAKSVQVRIDRAIKMIDRLKVGKEHT, encoded by the coding sequence ATGGAATCCGTTGAGGCTATCTTTTTCGAATCAGTTCTGGACCGTTTTACAGCGCGTGGCGGCCTTCATTACATCGATGTACCCAGCGAGGCTTCCCAGCCATTCATCAGCCAAAATGTCTCGCGAATCCTGTGTTCCATTGACGACAAAGTGGAGTTTCACTGTGCGCTGATGCCCAAAGGAGATGGCACGTTTATCATCAGCGTTGGAACGCCGATTCGGGCGCAGGCGAAGCTGAAACTAGGGCAGAAAGTGAAGGTTGTTATTCGAAAAGACGAAAGCGAGTATGGCCGGAAGATGCCCGACGAGCTAAAGGAACTCCTGTTGATCGATGAGGAAGGGAATCGGCGTTTTCACGCGCTGACCCCCGGCAGGCAGCGGGCCATTCTCTATTATGTAGATGGTGCCAAAAGTGTTCAGGTACGCATTGATCGGGCCATTAAGATGATTGACCGGCTGAAGGTTGGTAAAGAACATACTTAG